In Streptomyces puniciscabiei, a single genomic region encodes these proteins:
- a CDS encoding acetyl-CoA C-acetyltransferase, whose amino-acid sequence MPSGTTSSVIVAGARTPMGRLLGSLKSFSGADLGGFAIKAALDRAGIGGDQVQYVIMGQVLQAGAGQIPARQAAVKAGIPMNVPALTINKVCLSGLDAIALADQLIRAGEFDIVVAGGQESMTNAPHLLPKSREGFKYGAVQMLDAMAYDGLTDAFEGIAMGESTEKHNTRLGINRAEQDEIAALSHQRAAAAQKNGLFEAEITPVEIPQRKGDPVLFSKDEGIRGDTTAESLGKLRPAFSKEGTITAGSSSQISDGAAAVVVMSKAKAEELGLHWLAEIGAHGNVAGPDNSLQSQPSNAILHALKKEGLEVSDLDLIEINEAFAAVAVQSMKDLGVSTEKVNVNGGAIALGHPIGMSGARLVLHLALELKRRGGGIGAAALCGGGGQGDALIVRVPKA is encoded by the coding sequence ATGCCTTCTGGAACGACCAGCTCGGTCATCGTCGCGGGCGCGCGTACGCCCATGGGACGACTGCTGGGCTCCCTCAAGTCCTTCTCCGGCGCCGACCTGGGCGGCTTCGCGATCAAGGCCGCCCTCGACCGTGCGGGGATCGGCGGCGACCAGGTGCAGTACGTCATCATGGGCCAGGTGCTCCAGGCCGGCGCCGGGCAGATCCCGGCCCGCCAGGCCGCCGTCAAGGCCGGCATCCCGATGAACGTCCCGGCGCTCACCATCAACAAGGTGTGCCTCTCCGGCCTCGACGCCATCGCGCTGGCCGACCAGCTGATCCGCGCCGGCGAGTTCGACATCGTCGTGGCCGGCGGCCAGGAGTCCATGACCAACGCCCCGCACCTGCTGCCGAAGTCCCGCGAGGGCTTCAAGTACGGCGCGGTCCAGATGCTCGACGCCATGGCGTACGACGGCCTGACCGACGCCTTCGAGGGCATCGCCATGGGCGAGTCCACGGAGAAGCACAACACCCGCCTCGGCATCAACCGCGCCGAGCAGGACGAGATCGCCGCCCTGTCCCACCAGCGGGCCGCGGCCGCGCAGAAGAACGGCCTGTTCGAGGCCGAGATCACCCCGGTGGAGATCCCGCAGCGCAAGGGCGACCCGGTCCTGTTCAGCAAGGACGAGGGCATCCGCGGCGACACCACCGCCGAGTCCCTGGGCAAGCTGCGCCCGGCCTTCAGCAAGGAGGGCACGATCACCGCGGGGTCGAGCTCCCAGATCTCGGACGGTGCGGCGGCCGTGGTCGTGATGAGCAAGGCCAAGGCCGAGGAGCTGGGTCTGCACTGGCTCGCGGAGATCGGCGCCCACGGCAACGTGGCCGGACCGGACAACAGCCTGCAGTCCCAGCCGTCGAACGCCATCCTGCACGCCCTGAAGAAGGAGGGCCTGGAGGTCTCCGACCTCGACCTCATCGAGATCAACGAGGCCTTCGCCGCGGTCGCCGTGCAGTCGATGAAGGACCTCGGCGTGTCCACCGAAAAGGTGAACGTGAACGGTGGTGCGATCGCCCTGGGCCACCCGATCGGCATGTCCGGCGCCCGGCTCGTGCTGCACCTGGCGCTGGAGCTCAAGCGGCGCGGCGGCGGGATCGGCGCGGCCGCGCTGTGCGGTGGCGGCGGCCAGGGTGACGCGCTGATCGTGCGGGTACCGAAGGCGTGA
- a CDS encoding MFS transporter, with the protein MSTHAPSRPSYAAVLRLPHARRTFTSALTARLSYGTVSLAVMLSVTRATGSYAVSGAVLSLFGATTVFLMPLRAALIDRHGAHRALPPMAMLYGALLCVLAALTWRPGAAPAPIAAAAALAGACAPPLGPTMRAVWAALAVDPQMLSRAYSLDGVAEELLYVSGPVLVGVLTGWVPPAAGILLSALLIVGGTGVFVTSPVIPGPRGAAPGKRRGVPSGLPVPVAVATGAGLALSGVDLLVMAFAAQRSYDSAVVPWVLGALSAGSAVGGLLNGAVRWRAPARVRLCGFAVALGLVIAAAGLAPGLWTLAGVMAIAGAFIAPTLTTAYLVADETAPEGARTQAGAWVNTGVNAGSSVGAMVTGLLIGRVPLGVCFLLAGGAAVLPAVGAWRRRRHSTPTPRPATAP; encoded by the coding sequence ATGTCGACGCATGCCCCTTCGCGGCCCTCGTACGCCGCCGTGCTGCGCCTCCCGCACGCGCGCCGCACCTTCACCTCCGCCCTCACCGCCCGCCTGTCCTACGGCACGGTCTCGCTGGCGGTGATGCTGTCCGTCACCCGGGCCACCGGCTCCTACGCCGTCTCCGGCGCCGTGCTGTCCCTGTTCGGCGCCACGACGGTCTTCCTGATGCCGCTCAGGGCGGCCTTGATCGACCGGCACGGCGCGCACCGCGCGCTGCCGCCCATGGCGATGCTCTACGGCGCCCTGCTCTGTGTGCTGGCCGCGCTGACCTGGCGCCCCGGGGCGGCGCCGGCGCCCATCGCCGCGGCGGCGGCCCTCGCGGGCGCGTGCGCGCCGCCGCTGGGACCGACGATGCGTGCGGTGTGGGCCGCACTGGCCGTGGATCCGCAGATGCTGAGCCGCGCCTACAGCCTGGACGGCGTCGCCGAGGAACTGCTGTACGTCTCCGGTCCCGTCCTGGTCGGCGTGCTCACCGGCTGGGTCCCGCCGGCTGCCGGGATCCTGCTGAGCGCGCTGCTGATCGTGGGCGGCACCGGGGTCTTCGTCACCTCCCCGGTGATCCCCGGTCCCCGTGGCGCCGCCCCCGGGAAGAGGCGGGGCGTCCCCTCGGGACTGCCGGTGCCGGTCGCCGTGGCCACGGGCGCGGGGCTGGCGCTCAGCGGCGTGGATCTGCTGGTGATGGCCTTCGCCGCACAGCGGTCGTACGACTCCGCCGTGGTGCCCTGGGTCCTGGGCGCGCTCTCGGCGGGCAGCGCGGTGGGCGGCCTGCTCAACGGAGCGGTCCGGTGGCGGGCACCGGCCCGGGTCCGCCTGTGCGGGTTCGCGGTGGCCCTCGGCCTGGTGATCGCGGCGGCGGGGCTGGCACCCGGCCTGTGGACCCTCGCCGGGGTCATGGCGATCGCCGGAGCGTTCATCGCCCCCACGCTCACCACGGCCTACCTCGTGGCCGACGAAACGGCACCCGAGGGTGCGCGTACCCAGGCGGGCGCCTGGGTCAACACCGGCGTGAACGCGGGGAGTTCGGTGGGCGCGATGGTGACGGGGCTGCTGATCGGACGGGTGCCGCTCGGGGTGTGCTTCCTGCTGGCGGGCGGGGCGGCCGTGCTGCCCGCCGTGGGGGCGTGGCGCCGTCGCCGGCACAGCACACCCACCCCCCGCCCGGCCACCGCACCCTGA
- the meaB gene encoding methylmalonyl Co-A mutase-associated GTPase MeaB, translating to MQDVSSLVAQAREGRPRAVARLISLVEGASPQLREVMAALAPLTGNAYVVGLTGSPGVGKSTSTSALVTAYRKQGRRVGVLAVDPSSPFSGGALLGDRVRMSDHASDPGVYIRSMATRGHLGGLAWAAPQAIRVLDAAGCDVILVETVGVGQSEVEIASQADTSVVLLAPGMGDGIQAAKAGILEIGDVYVVNKADRDGADATARELNHMLGLGESRGPGDWRPPIVKTVAARAEGVDEVVEALEKHRAWMEERGVLAERRRARAAREVETIAVTALRERIGDLHGDRRLSALAERIVAGELDPYRAADELVAGLTQS from the coding sequence ATGCAGGACGTCTCCTCTCTGGTGGCCCAGGCCAGGGAAGGCCGGCCGCGGGCCGTGGCCCGGCTGATCTCCCTGGTGGAGGGGGCGTCCCCGCAGCTCAGGGAGGTCATGGCGGCGCTGGCCCCGCTGACCGGCAACGCGTACGTGGTCGGCCTGACCGGCTCCCCGGGGGTCGGCAAGTCGACCTCGACCTCCGCGCTCGTCACGGCGTACCGCAAGCAGGGCAGGCGGGTCGGCGTCCTGGCCGTCGACCCGTCCTCGCCGTTCTCCGGCGGCGCCCTGCTCGGCGACCGGGTGCGGATGTCGGACCACGCGTCGGACCCCGGGGTCTACATCCGCTCGATGGCCACCCGAGGCCACCTGGGCGGCCTGGCCTGGGCCGCCCCCCAGGCGATCCGGGTCCTCGACGCCGCCGGCTGCGACGTGATCCTGGTCGAGACGGTCGGCGTGGGCCAGTCGGAGGTGGAGATCGCCTCCCAGGCCGACACCTCGGTCGTCCTCCTGGCCCCCGGCATGGGCGACGGCATCCAGGCGGCGAAGGCGGGCATCCTGGAGATCGGCGACGTCTACGTCGTCAACAAGGCGGACCGGGACGGCGCCGACGCCACCGCCCGCGAACTGAACCACATGCTGGGCCTCGGCGAGTCCCGCGGCCCCGGCGACTGGCGCCCGCCGATCGTGAAGACGGTCGCGGCCCGCGCAGAGGGCGTCGACGAGGTCGTGGAGGCCCTGGAGAAGCACCGCGCGTGGATGGAGGAGCGCGGTGTCCTCGCGGAGCGCCGCAGGGCCCGGGCGGCCCGCGAGGTGGAGACCATCGCGGTGACGGCCCTGCGCGAACGCATCGGCGACCTGCACGGCGACCGCCGCCTCAGCGCGCTCGCGGAGCGGATCGTCGCGGGCGAGCTGGACCCGTACCGCGCGGCGGACGAGCTGGTGGCCGGCCTGACACAGAGCTGA